In the Ochrobactrum sp. Marseille-Q0166 genome, one interval contains:
- a CDS encoding iron ABC transporter permease — translation MKQHNRRLDLVLALALVAFLILPWYRIEQGFFRFSWLEGFFSQAENGPGILQIFAYGRPWLAVVAVLMLICGFARFAMRPEKRTSVLIAASLLGAGFLALQGLAIGFTGWNWMISEKLFGQLADGQPAFGAGAVLTGLCFLLIFSFGLAERGVMKGDAFVVSSITLLVALVSVFVFYPIFSMFAGSVQDFDGSFKPDGFIGNIQDSSIWSLACVIGEGRCGVAWRTLWLAVMTATGSTVLGLSFALVATRTGFPFKKGLRVLTVLPIITPPFVIGLALTLLFGRAGVVTEQISNLFGIEPGRWLYGLTGIWIAQVLSFTPITFLVLIGVVEGVSPSMEEASQTLRADRWRTFNRVSLPLMAPGLANAFLIAFIESMADFGNPMVLGGSHGVLSTEIFFAVVGAQNDPSRAAVLAIVLLCFTLSAFLIQRLWLSGKNFATVTGKGDSGIHAGLPKGLKIGVYALVIPWMVFTVVVYVMILIGGFVRTWGLDNSLTLDHYRRAFSVAWTDSGFAWTGVAWNSFWTTMEISLISAPLTAAVGLLTAYLIVRQRFFGRNVFEFALMLSFAIPGTVIGVSYIMAFNLPPLEMTGTALILIACFVFRNMPVGVRGGIAAMSQLDKSLDEASLTLRAGSFRTIRKVILPLLRPAITAALVYSFVRAITSISAVIFLVSAEYNMATSYIVGLVENGEFGVAIAYSSALILVMVVVIVTFQLLVGERRLRRENRVATLTPIKTVQQEKAV, via the coding sequence ATGAAACAACACAATCGACGGCTTGATCTGGTTCTGGCGCTTGCTTTGGTCGCGTTCCTGATCCTGCCCTGGTATCGCATCGAGCAAGGCTTCTTCCGTTTCAGCTGGCTTGAAGGTTTTTTCAGTCAGGCCGAAAACGGTCCCGGTATTCTGCAAATATTCGCTTATGGCCGCCCATGGCTGGCTGTTGTTGCCGTACTGATGCTCATTTGCGGCTTCGCACGCTTTGCGATGCGCCCGGAAAAGCGAACATCTGTTCTGATCGCTGCCAGTCTTCTGGGCGCTGGCTTCCTTGCGCTGCAGGGACTGGCAATCGGTTTCACCGGCTGGAACTGGATGATAAGCGAAAAGCTTTTCGGTCAACTTGCCGATGGACAACCAGCCTTTGGCGCAGGTGCCGTCCTGACAGGCCTTTGTTTTCTCCTGATCTTTTCCTTCGGACTTGCCGAGCGTGGCGTCATGAAAGGCGATGCCTTCGTCGTATCCTCGATCACGCTGCTGGTCGCTCTCGTCAGTGTTTTTGTGTTCTATCCGATCTTCAGCATGTTTGCAGGTTCGGTTCAGGATTTTGACGGTTCATTCAAGCCAGATGGCTTTATTGGCAATATTCAGGATTCTTCTATCTGGAGCCTTGCCTGTGTGATCGGCGAGGGGCGTTGTGGTGTTGCATGGCGCACTTTATGGCTGGCGGTGATGACGGCAACCGGCTCCACAGTGCTTGGGCTTTCCTTCGCACTCGTCGCAACCCGCACAGGCTTTCCGTTCAAAAAGGGCTTGCGGGTACTTACAGTGCTGCCAATCATAACCCCACCATTCGTGATTGGTCTTGCGCTGACACTGTTGTTTGGCCGTGCAGGTGTTGTGACGGAACAGATTTCCAATCTCTTCGGCATTGAGCCGGGTCGCTGGCTTTATGGTCTTACGGGCATCTGGATTGCGCAGGTGCTATCCTTTACACCGATCACTTTTCTTGTGCTAATCGGTGTCGTCGAAGGTGTTTCGCCTTCCATGGAAGAAGCATCGCAAACTCTGCGTGCCGACCGCTGGCGGACGTTCAACCGTGTTTCATTGCCGCTTATGGCGCCGGGACTGGCCAATGCATTTCTGATTGCTTTCATCGAAAGTATGGCTGATTTCGGCAATCCGATGGTGCTTGGCGGTAGTCATGGTGTGCTTTCGACCGAGATATTCTTTGCCGTTGTGGGTGCGCAAAACGATCCGTCGCGCGCGGCCGTTCTGGCGATTGTGCTGCTTTGCTTTACGCTTTCAGCCTTCCTCATACAGCGCCTTTGGCTGTCCGGCAAAAACTTTGCAACCGTCACCGGTAAGGGCGATTCCGGCATTCATGCCGGCCTGCCAAAAGGATTGAAGATCGGCGTCTATGCCCTTGTTATTCCTTGGATGGTCTTCACTGTTGTCGTCTATGTCATGATCCTGATTGGCGGGTTCGTGCGCACATGGGGTCTCGATAATTCGCTGACACTTGACCATTATCGCCGCGCTTTCTCGGTGGCATGGACGGATAGCGGCTTTGCATGGACCGGCGTTGCCTGGAACTCGTTCTGGACGACGATGGAAATATCGTTGATCTCGGCACCGCTCACTGCTGCAGTCGGATTGCTTACTGCTTATCTGATCGTGCGGCAGCGCTTCTTCGGACGCAACGTGTTCGAGTTTGCCCTGATGTTGAGCTTTGCGATTCCGGGAACCGTCATTGGTGTCAGCTACATCATGGCCTTCAACTTGCCACCACTTGAAATGACCGGCACGGCGTTGATCCTGATTGCCTGCTTCGTGTTCCGCAATATGCCGGTTGGCGTGCGCGGGGGTATCGCTGCCATGAGCCAGCTCGACAAAAGCCTTGATGAAGCATCGCTCACGCTGCGTGCAGGCAGTTTCCGCACGATCCGCAAGGTGATCCTGCCGCTTTTGCGACCGGCGATTACTGCGGCTTTAGTCTATTCCTTCGTGCGTGCGATCACATCGATCAGTGCTGTAATCTTCCTTGTTTCGGCGGAATACAACATGGCGACATCCTACATTGTCGGCCTCGTCGAAAATGGTGAATTCGGTGTGGCGATTGCCTATTCGTCGGCACTCATTCTGGTGATGGTGGTTGTGATTGTCACCTTCCAGCTTCTTGTCGGCGAGCGCCGGTTGCGGCGTGAAAACCGTGTTGCCACGCTCACGCCGATCAAAACCGTTCAACAGGAGAAAGCCGTATGA
- the iolE gene encoding myo-inosose-2 dehydratase, with amino-acid sequence MILYGTNPIAWSNDDDRSLGAHISLDQCLDETSKIGFDGIEKGHKFPQVAAELKAVLEPRNLRYISGWHSLNLLTNSVEDEKAAMQPALDLLNAMGCKVIIVCETSNAIHGDDSKSLSERPVLEEARWAEFGAGVGALAEYASAQGIALVYHHHMGTIVQSEDEIDLLMKYTGPHAKLLLDTGHCLFGGGDPERVAKNHMQRVRHIHAKNVRPAIAAQVRDQSLSFLEGVRRGVFTVPGDDEGGVDFVPVLTVAAQHGYQGWLVIEAEQDPDVRNPFEYQSLGLKSLKAFAREAGLDKGD; translated from the coding sequence ATGATCCTCTATGGCACCAACCCGATTGCCTGGTCGAATGATGATGATCGCAGCCTTGGCGCACATATAAGCCTTGATCAATGTCTTGATGAGACTTCAAAAATCGGCTTCGACGGAATCGAAAAAGGCCATAAATTTCCGCAAGTTGCAGCGGAACTTAAAGCAGTACTCGAACCGCGCAATCTGCGTTACATTTCTGGGTGGCATTCGCTAAACCTTCTTACCAATTCCGTTGAGGATGAAAAGGCTGCAATGCAGCCAGCACTTGATCTTCTGAACGCCATGGGCTGCAAAGTCATCATCGTTTGCGAAACATCAAACGCCATTCATGGGGACGATAGCAAGTCGCTCTCCGAACGCCCGGTGCTGGAAGAAGCACGCTGGGCTGAGTTTGGTGCGGGTGTTGGAGCACTGGCCGAATATGCGAGCGCACAGGGTATTGCACTCGTCTATCACCATCACATGGGCACGATTGTTCAGAGCGAAGACGAGATCGACCTTCTGATGAAGTATACCGGCCCACATGCCAAGTTACTGCTTGATACAGGCCACTGTCTGTTTGGCGGCGGTGATCCTGAACGCGTTGCAAAGAACCATATGCAACGTGTCCGGCATATTCATGCCAAGAATGTCCGCCCGGCGATAGCGGCACAGGTACGCGACCAGAGCCTGTCTTTTCTGGAAGGTGTGCGCCGCGGCGTATTTACGGTTCCGGGCGATGATGAAGGCGGTGTCGATTTTGTACCGGTGCTTACGGTCGCAGCCCAGCATGGCTATCAGGGCTGGCTGGTGATTGAAGCCGAACAGGACCCTGATGTGCGCAATCCATTTGAATATCAGTCGCTGGGGCTGAAATCGCTCAAAGCATTTGCGCGCGAAGCAGGGTTAGACAAGGGAGACTGA
- the iolB gene encoding 5-deoxy-glucuronate isomerase, translating into MANLLRKPSGKHGKVHDITPESANWGYVGFGLYRMKAGETATEKTGDREVILVLVEGKAKLKASGEDFGEMGERMSVFEKLAPHCLYVPAESDWDAVATTDCVLAVCTAPGKPGRKAQKLGPEGLTFDTRGQGANTRNIFNIAMEGRDVADSLLVTEVFTPQGNWSSYPPHRHDEDNFPDMTYLEETYYHRLNPSQGYGIQRVFTEDGSLDETMAVSDGDVVLVPKGHHPCGVPYGYEMYYLNVMAGPIRKWRFKNHPDHDWIYKRDNPST; encoded by the coding sequence ATGGCCAATCTGTTACGCAAACCGAGCGGCAAGCATGGCAAGGTGCACGACATCACGCCGGAAAGCGCCAACTGGGGCTATGTTGGCTTTGGTCTCTATCGTATGAAAGCAGGTGAAACCGCAACCGAGAAAACCGGCGACCGGGAAGTCATTCTGGTGCTGGTCGAAGGCAAGGCAAAGCTCAAAGCCTCGGGAGAAGATTTCGGCGAAATGGGTGAGCGAATGAGCGTGTTTGAAAAACTCGCTCCGCATTGCCTCTATGTGCCTGCTGAGAGCGACTGGGATGCAGTGGCAACAACCGATTGCGTGCTTGCTGTCTGCACAGCACCTGGCAAACCGGGCCGCAAGGCACAAAAACTCGGACCGGAAGGGCTGACATTCGATACGCGTGGACAAGGCGCAAACACCCGCAACATCTTCAACATTGCCATGGAAGGCCGCGATGTCGCCGACAGCCTATTGGTGACGGAAGTTTTCACGCCACAGGGCAACTGGTCATCCTACCCACCGCATCGACATGATGAAGATAACTTCCCGGATATGACCTATCTGGAAGAAACCTATTATCACCGCCTCAACCCATCACAGGGCTATGGTATTCAGCGAGTCTTCACCGAGGATGGTAGCCTCGATGAAACCATGGCCGTTTCTGACGGCGATGTCGTTCTGGTGCCAAAGGGGCATCATCCATGCGGCGTGCCCTATGGTTATGAAATGTATTATCTCAACGTCATGGCCGGTCCCATCCGCAAATGGCGATTTAAAAACCATCCGGATCACGACTGGATTTATAAGCGCGACAATCCATCAACATAA
- a CDS encoding ABC transporter substrate-binding protein: MRWALTVAALAGGVSSFAVSAQASGNLNLICSADVVICEQMKNNFEKETDIKVNMVRLSSGETYAKVRAEARNPKTDIWWAGTGDPHLQAASEGLTLEYKSPMLDQLQDWAKKQAESSEFRTVGVYAGALGWGYNTDIFKKKNLKEPACWADLLDPSYKGEIQMANPNSSGTAYTALATLIQLMGEEKAFEYLAKLNANVAQYTKSGSAPVKSAARGENGIGIVFMHDAVAMTAEGFPIKSIAPCEGTGYEIGSMSIIKGARNLENAKKWYDWALSAEVQSKMKDAKSFQLPSNKNAEVPKESPRFEDIKLIDYDFKTYGEPTKRKEILDRWDKEIGAKAN; encoded by the coding sequence ATGCGTTGGGCACTCACAGTCGCGGCACTTGCCGGTGGCGTTTCATCATTTGCGGTTTCGGCACAGGCTTCTGGTAATCTCAATCTCATTTGTTCAGCGGATGTGGTGATCTGCGAGCAGATGAAGAACAATTTTGAGAAAGAAACTGATATCAAGGTCAATATGGTGCGCCTGTCTTCTGGCGAAACCTATGCCAAAGTTCGCGCTGAAGCGCGCAATCCAAAGACCGATATCTGGTGGGCCGGTACTGGTGATCCGCATCTGCAAGCTGCCTCTGAAGGCCTGACGCTCGAATATAAATCGCCAATGCTCGACCAGTTGCAGGATTGGGCAAAAAAGCAAGCAGAAAGCTCGGAGTTCCGCACTGTCGGCGTTTATGCCGGTGCGCTCGGATGGGGCTATAACACTGACATTTTCAAGAAGAAGAACTTGAAGGAACCAGCCTGCTGGGCTGATCTGCTCGATCCGTCCTATAAGGGCGAAATTCAGATGGCAAACCCGAATTCTTCCGGCACAGCCTATACGGCGCTGGCAACGCTCATCCAGTTGATGGGTGAGGAGAAGGCGTTTGAATATCTGGCAAAGCTGAATGCAAATGTGGCCCAATACACCAAGTCGGGTTCGGCACCCGTAAAGTCAGCTGCGCGTGGTGAAAACGGCATCGGCATTGTGTTTATGCATGATGCGGTTGCGATGACTGCCGAAGGTTTCCCGATCAAGTCCATCGCGCCTTGCGAAGGCACCGGCTATGAAATCGGCTCCATGTCGATCATCAAGGGCGCGCGCAATCTTGAAAATGCGAAAAAATGGTATGACTGGGCGCTGAGCGCGGAAGTGCAGTCGAAGATGAAGGATGCAAAATCTTTTCAGCTGCCATCCAACAAGAATGCCGAAGTGCCGAAAGAGTCGCCACGCTTTGAGGATATCAAGCTGATCGACTACGACTTCAAGACCTATGGCGAACCAACCAAGCGCAAGGAAATCCTTGACCGCTGGGACAAGGAAATCGGTGCAAAGGCGAATTAA
- the putA gene encoding trifunctional transcriptional regulator/proline dehydrogenase/L-glutamate gamma-semialdehyde dehydrogenase, giving the protein MTDKVSAHTTPVFQSFAPPIREQTPLRKAITDAYRRPESECVTALVQQATLPEETTKQIRATARKLIEALRAKHKGTGVEGLVHEYSLSSQEGVALMCLAEALLRIPDMATRDALIRDKISNGDWKSHVGGGRSLFVNAATWGLVVTGKLTNTVNDSGLSAALTRLIARCGEPVIRRGVDMAMRMMGEQFVTGETIDEALKRAKSLEERGFRYSYDMLGEAATTAADAERYYKDYETAIHAIGRASAGRGIYDGPGISIKLSALHPRYVRAQSERVMSELLPKVKALAALSKKYNIGLNIDAEEADRLELSLDLLQSLIEDPDLADWEGIGFVVQAYGKRCPFVLDFIIDLARRNNRRVMVRLVKGAYWDAEIKRAQVDGLEDFPVYTRKVHTDVSYIACARKLLGARDVIFPQFATHNAQTLATIYHLAGPDFKTGSYEFQCLHGMGEPLYDEVVGPSKLGRPARIYAPVGTHETLLAYLVRRLLENGANSSFVNRIGDKSVSVDELIADPVEVVRSMAVVGARHDQINLPEGLYGIRKNSAGFDLSNEEQLAELSETLKANATRVWTAEPQVAGAKVKGESRPVLNPGDHSDVVGTVTEIAAEDVAYAMKAAEKAVASWSQVSPAERAACLDRAADIMQREMAELLGLIMREAGKSMPNAIAEVREAIDFLRYYAEQTRRTLGVAHKPLGPIVCISPWNFPLAIFTGQIAAALVAGNPVLAKPAEETPLIAAQGVRILHEAGIPVDALQLLPGDGRIGAALVAAPETCGVMFTGSTEVARLIQAQLASRLLPNGKPIPLIAETGGQNAMIVDSSALAEQVVFDVIASAFDSAGQRCSALRVLCLQEDVADRILTMLKGALKELSIGRTDKLKVDIGAVITAEAKDIIEKHVQTMRDMGRKVEQLPLGPETGKGTFVAPTIVEIDSLRDLKREVFGPVLHVVRYKRNDMDRLIDDINATGYGLTFGLHTRLDETIAHVSDRIRVGNVYINRNVIGAIVGVQPFGGRGLSGTGPKAGGPLYLGRLVETAPIPPRMASVHTDAALNDFAKWLGNRGMNELAQAARETGSASALGLNIELPGPVGERNLYALHARGRILLVPQTETGLYRQLTAALATGNEAVIDEASGLRNVLKDLPSSVAARVVWTKEWQADAPFAGALVEGDGERLIDINKKLAALPGPLVLTQAATSAQLAESADCYCLSWLLEEVSTSINTTAAGGNASLMAIG; this is encoded by the coding sequence ATGACTGATAAAGTATCCGCTCACACCACTCCTGTTTTCCAGAGCTTCGCGCCGCCAATCCGCGAGCAGACACCGTTACGAAAGGCGATAACCGACGCCTATCGTCGGCCAGAATCTGAATGCGTGACCGCACTGGTTCAGCAGGCGACCCTTCCTGAAGAAACGACCAAGCAGATCAGAGCGACCGCTCGTAAGCTGATCGAAGCCCTGCGTGCCAAGCACAAGGGAACGGGCGTTGAAGGTCTGGTGCATGAATATTCGCTTTCGAGCCAGGAAGGCGTAGCGCTGATGTGTCTCGCTGAGGCTCTTCTGCGTATTCCAGATATGGCAACGCGTGATGCGCTGATCCGCGACAAGATTTCCAATGGCGATTGGAAGTCGCATGTCGGCGGCGGTCGTTCGCTGTTCGTCAATGCCGCGACATGGGGCCTTGTTGTCACCGGTAAGCTCACCAATACCGTGAATGATAGCGGTCTTTCAGCAGCGCTTACTCGCCTGATCGCCCGTTGTGGTGAACCGGTCATCCGTCGCGGCGTGGATATGGCCATGCGCATGATGGGTGAGCAGTTCGTAACCGGCGAAACTATCGATGAAGCACTCAAGCGCGCAAAATCGCTTGAAGAACGCGGCTTCCGTTATTCCTACGACATGCTCGGTGAAGCAGCCACGACTGCTGCCGACGCAGAACGTTATTACAAGGATTACGAGACTGCGATTCACGCGATCGGTCGCGCTTCCGCTGGCCGCGGCATTTATGATGGCCCCGGCATTTCGATCAAGCTTTCGGCACTGCATCCGCGCTATGTTCGCGCGCAGAGCGAACGCGTCATGAGCGAACTTCTGCCAAAGGTGAAGGCACTCGCCGCCCTTTCCAAGAAGTATAATATCGGCCTTAACATTGATGCTGAAGAAGCAGACCGGCTTGAGCTTTCGCTTGATCTTCTGCAGAGCCTGATTGAAGATCCTGATCTGGCTGATTGGGAAGGCATCGGCTTCGTGGTGCAGGCCTATGGCAAGCGCTGCCCGTTTGTGCTTGATTTTATTATCGATCTTGCCCGCCGCAATAATCGTCGTGTCATGGTTCGTCTCGTCAAGGGTGCTTACTGGGATGCCGAAATCAAGCGCGCGCAGGTTGATGGTCTGGAAGATTTCCCGGTCTACACCCGCAAGGTTCATACTGACGTTTCATACATTGCTTGCGCCCGCAAACTGCTTGGCGCCCGCGATGTGATCTTCCCACAGTTTGCAACGCATAATGCGCAGACGCTAGCCACGATCTATCATCTGGCAGGTCCTGACTTCAAAACCGGTTCTTATGAATTCCAGTGCCTGCATGGCATGGGTGAGCCGCTTTATGACGAAGTTGTTGGCCCGTCAAAACTCGGTCGTCCAGCGCGCATTTATGCCCCGGTTGGTACGCATGAAACGCTGCTGGCCTATCTGGTCCGTCGTCTGCTCGAAAACGGTGCGAACTCTTCCTTCGTCAATCGCATTGGCGACAAGAGCGTGTCTGTTGATGAACTGATTGCCGATCCTGTGGAAGTCGTTCGTTCGATGGCCGTGGTCGGTGCGCGTCATGACCAGATTAACCTGCCGGAAGGACTTTACGGCATTCGCAAAAACTCGGCAGGTTTCGACCTCTCCAATGAAGAGCAGCTGGCAGAATTGAGCGAAACGCTCAAAGCCAATGCTACTCGCGTCTGGACTGCGGAACCGCAGGTTGCGGGTGCCAAGGTTAAGGGTGAAAGCCGTCCGGTTCTGAACCCCGGCGATCATTCCGATGTCGTGGGTACGGTTACGGAAATCGCTGCCGAAGATGTGGCTTATGCAATGAAAGCGGCTGAGAAGGCTGTTGCAAGCTGGTCTCAGGTTTCTCCCGCTGAGCGTGCAGCTTGCCTTGATCGCGCTGCCGACATAATGCAGCGTGAAATGGCAGAACTTCTCGGTCTCATTATGCGTGAAGCTGGCAAGTCCATGCCAAACGCGATCGCAGAAGTACGCGAAGCTATCGATTTCTTGCGCTATTACGCCGAACAGACCCGCCGCACGCTGGGAGTTGCGCACAAGCCGCTTGGTCCAATTGTCTGTATCAGCCCGTGGAACTTCCCGCTGGCGATCTTCACCGGCCAGATTGCAGCGGCCCTTGTTGCAGGCAATCCGGTTTTGGCAAAGCCTGCGGAAGAAACCCCGCTCATCGCAGCGCAGGGCGTTCGCATTCTGCACGAAGCTGGTATTCCGGTTGATGCTTTGCAGCTTCTGCCGGGTGATGGTCGCATTGGTGCAGCACTTGTTGCCGCGCCGGAAACCTGTGGCGTGATGTTTACCGGTTCCACCGAAGTTGCACGTCTCATTCAGGCGCAGCTTGCCTCGCGGCTGCTGCCAAATGGCAAGCCGATCCCGCTGATTGCGGAAACAGGCGGCCAGAATGCCATGATCGTGGATTCGTCCGCTCTTGCCGAGCAGGTCGTGTTCGACGTCATCGCTTCAGCTTTCGACAGCGCCGGTCAGCGTTGTTCGGCTCTGCGCGTTCTTTGCCTGCAGGAAGATGTTGCCGACCGCATCCTGACCATGCTCAAAGGCGCGCTCAAAGAACTGTCCATCGGCCGCACTGACAAGCTGAAAGTGGATATTGGCGCTGTTATCACGGCGGAAGCCAAAGATATCATCGAAAAGCACGTTCAGACGATGCGCGATATGGGCCGCAAGGTGGAGCAGCTTCCGCTTGGACCTGAAACGGGGAAGGGCACTTTCGTTGCGCCAACCATCGTCGAGATCGATAGTCTGCGCGATCTGAAGCGTGAAGTGTTTGGTCCGGTTCTGCATGTTGTACGCTACAAGCGTAACGACATGGACCGCCTGATCGATGATATTAACGCAACAGGCTATGGTCTGACCTTTGGTCTGCATACACGTCTTGATGAAACTATCGCTCACGTTTCTGATCGAATTCGGGTTGGCAATGTCTATATCAATCGGAACGTTATCGGTGCGATTGTGGGCGTCCAGCCTTTCGGGGGGCGTGGTCTGTCCGGCACAGGACCGAAGGCCGGCGGTCCGCTCTATCTCGGTCGCCTCGTTGAAACAGCGCCAATCCCGCCGCGTATGGCTTCGGTTCATACCGATGCCGCGCTCAACGATTTCGCAAAGTGGCTTGGCAATCGCGGCATGAACGAACTGGCGCAGGCCGCTCGTGAAACCGGCAGTGCTTCTGCACTCGGTTTGAATATCGAGCTTCCGGGCCCGGTTGGTGAACGCAACCTCTATGCGCTTCATGCGCGTGGCCGCATTCTTCTGGTTCCACAGACTGAAACCGGACTCTATCGTCAGCTGACAGCGGCACTCGCCACTGGCAACGAAGCTGTAATCGACGAGGCTTCAGGCTTGCGCAACGTTCTAAAGGACTTGCCTTCAAGCGTCGCAGCGCGCGTCGTCTGGACAAAGGAGTGGCAGGCAGATGCACCTTTCGCCGGTGCGCTTGTTGAAGGAGACGGCGAACGCCTGATCGACATCAACAAGAAGCTGGCAGCTCTTCCAGGCCCGCTCGTGCTGACACAGGCAGCAACTTCCGCGCAGCTTGCTGAGAGCGCTGATTGCTATTGCCTGAGCTGGTTGCTTGAAGAGGTTTCGACCTCCATCAACACAACGGCTGCAGGTGGCAATGCCAGCCTGATGGCAATTGGCTGA
- a CDS encoding ABC transporter ATP-binding protein: protein MTTIRPGSVTFQNVTKKFGNFTALPDLSLTVQPGTLVTLLGPSGCGKTTTLRLLAGLEHPTSGRILIGGKDVTMLPANERDVSMVFQSYALFPHMSSLDNVAYGLESSGLKKKEARERADDGLKLVGLAGMGHRLPAELSGGQQQRVAVARALVLEPQVLLLDEPLSNLDARLRRRVRTEIRELQQRLGFTAVYVTHDQDEALAVSDTIIVMKDGDIAQQGSPRDLYESPASAFIADFMGEANVVPCEVVSAENGEAVIRIGKLSHRLASSHARPGPAQLAVRPNAVSLQAQSGGDFPGRVAHSAYLGDHIEYEIETEHGKLFIVDPAVEEALPPQTDVAIHFKPRGLAIINN from the coding sequence ATGACCACAATCCGTCCCGGCTCCGTTACCTTTCAAAACGTCACCAAGAAGTTCGGTAATTTTACCGCTCTGCCCGATCTGTCACTGACAGTGCAACCCGGCACGCTTGTCACGCTGCTTGGTCCTTCGGGTTGTGGCAAAACCACGACCCTGCGCCTTCTGGCGGGGCTGGAGCATCCGACATCGGGCCGCATCCTGATCGGTGGCAAGGATGTGACCATGCTGCCTGCCAATGAGCGCGATGTGTCCATGGTGTTTCAGTCCTATGCGCTGTTTCCACATATGAGTTCGCTCGATAACGTCGCTTATGGGCTCGAATCTTCCGGATTAAAGAAGAAGGAAGCCCGTGAGCGGGCGGATGATGGGCTGAAGCTTGTTGGCCTTGCCGGTATGGGACATCGCCTTCCGGCCGAGCTTTCAGGTGGGCAGCAACAGCGTGTGGCCGTGGCCCGCGCATTGGTGCTGGAACCACAGGTGCTGCTGCTTGATGAGCCGCTTTCCAATCTTGATGCGCGTCTGCGCCGCCGTGTGAGAACTGAAATCAGGGAACTCCAGCAAAGGCTTGGTTTTACAGCAGTTTATGTCACCCACGATCAGGACGAAGCTTTGGCTGTGTCCGATACAATTATTGTCATGAAAGACGGCGATATAGCGCAGCAAGGCAGTCCGCGTGATCTTTATGAGTCTCCCGCATCTGCCTTCATTGCAGACTTCATGGGTGAGGCCAATGTCGTGCCCTGTGAAGTCGTCAGCGCAGAAAATGGAGAAGCTGTCATTCGTATCGGGAAGCTCAGTCATCGACTGGCATCGTCACATGCAAGACCGGGACCCGCACAGCTGGCGGTGCGCCCAAATGCGGTGAGCCTGCAAGCCCAGAGTGGTGGAGACTTTCCGGGACGCGTGGCCCATTCCGCCTATCTCGGTGATCATATCGAGTATGAAATCGAGACTGAACACGGCAAGCTTTTCATTGTCGATCCGGCTGTGGAAGAAGCGCTTCCGCCACAAACGGATGTGGCTATCCATTTCAAGCCGCGCGGCCTTGCCATCATCAACAATTGA
- a CDS encoding inositol monophosphatase family protein, whose translation MTSDISKELEARFKLAQDIAHEAGALALDYFNRRETLVIETKRDPQDVVSIADRNVEQLINERVSAAFSDDGFLGEEYGLNAGSSGYTWVVDPIDGTSPFVNGMPNWCVSIAVLKDGEPVIGVIQAPCFDELYASAKGQGATLNGKKLVLDGKRTIRNAVTGIGANNYVTPQVVAKIVEDLLEAGGTFIRNGSGALMIAYVAAGRLVGYYEPYMHAWDCMAGFCLVREAGGYTHPFPTEGEQLTKGSKVFVAAPGAVDDLKKVAKL comes from the coding sequence ATGACATCAGACATTTCAAAAGAGCTTGAAGCACGGTTTAAGCTTGCGCAGGATATTGCGCACGAGGCTGGTGCGCTGGCCCTCGATTACTTCAATCGCCGCGAGACACTGGTGATTGAAACCAAGCGTGATCCGCAGGATGTCGTGTCCATTGCTGACCGCAATGTTGAACAGTTGATCAATGAGCGCGTATCGGCAGCTTTCAGCGACGATGGCTTTCTGGGTGAAGAATATGGACTGAATGCGGGTAGCTCAGGTTATACATGGGTGGTTGATCCCATTGATGGCACCAGCCCTTTTGTCAACGGAATGCCGAACTGGTGCGTTTCAATTGCCGTGCTGAAAGATGGCGAGCCGGTGATCGGTGTTATTCAGGCGCCATGCTTTGATGAACTTTACGCATCCGCCAAGGGGCAGGGTGCAACGCTTAATGGCAAAAAGCTTGTGCTTGATGGAAAGCGCACAATTCGCAACGCGGTGACCGGCATTGGTGCCAATAATTACGTAACCCCTCAGGTGGTTGCGAAGATCGTTGAAGACCTGCTTGAAGCAGGCGGCACATTTATTCGCAATGGCTCTGGCGCGCTGATGATTGCCTACGTGGCAGCGGGGCGTCTGGTGGGCTATTACGAGCCATATATGCACGCTTGGGATTGCATGGCGGGGTTTTGCCTCGTGCGCGAAGCAGGCGGCTATACGCATCCATTCCCAACGGAAGGCGAGCAACTGACCAAGGGGAGCAAGGTTTTTGTTGCTGCACCCGGCGCGGTGGACGATTTGAAAAAAGTGGCAAAACTGTAA